In Silene latifolia isolate original U9 population chromosome X, ASM4854445v1, whole genome shotgun sequence, the following proteins share a genomic window:
- the LOC141616972 gene encoding protein FAR1-RELATED SEQUENCE 5-like: protein MSNSFDLNALYIEEEGENEVIDENDTATELLRHAAHVLEGNEDNQPAIEPTVSAEFDSGEQFAAFCYTYAYKTGFKLHVRSIQLLAPFKEQGVRRNEVGDKEPRFHMMNKIRLMCSEGNTTKKSSCITPCKMHISEYFKTRLMLNDRAGIPITRNLNILVREVGGIHNLHFNGQDAINFINSERRKSRFRADAKEVLNYFEGLKAQNPDFYYAVERDADNKLLNIFWTDARCRAMYKAFGDPSSFDSTFLSNRYQMPFCPFVGFNHHGSTILYTATLISYEDTESFE, encoded by the exons ATGTCGAATAGTTTTGATTTAAATGCTCTGTATATCGAGGAGGAGGGAGAAAACGAAGTCATTGACGAGAATGACACAGCCACTGAATTGTTACGGCATGCAGCACATGTTCTGGAAGGTAATGAAGACAATCAACCAGCTATTGAGCCTACGGTTAGTGCGGAATTTGATTCAGGGGAACAGTTTGCCGCTTTCTGTTATACTTACGCTTATAAGACGGGGTTTAAACTTCATGTTCGTAGTATCCAACTTTTGGCTCCCTTCAAGGAGCAGGGGGTACGTCGAAACGAAGTTGGGGATAAAGAACCACGATTCCACATGATGAACAAGATTAGGCTTATGTGTTCAGAGGGCAATACGACGAAGAAAAGCTCGTGTATAACACCATGTAAAAT GCACATAAGCGAATATTTCAAGACCAGATTGATGTTGAACGACAGAGCTGGCATACCAATTACCCGGAATCTCAACATATTAGTTAGGGAGGTTGGAGGGATTCATAATCTACATTTCAATGGGCAGGACGCGATAAACTTCATCAACAGCGAACGTCGCAAAAGTAGGTTTCGTGCTGACGCTAAAGAGGTCTTAAATTATTTCGAGGGCTTAAAAGCGCAGAATCCAGATTTTTACTACGCTGTTGAAAGGGACGCGGATAATAAGCTGTTGAACATTTTCTGGACTGATGCACGATGTCGTGCCATGTACAAGGCTTTTGGTGACCCATCGTCGTTCGATAGTACATTCCTAAGCAATAGGTACCAGATGCCTTTCTGTCCATTCGTTGGATTTAATCATCATGGAAGTACAATATTATATACAGCGACTTTAATTTCATACGAAGACACCGAGTCATTCGAGTGA